From Vigna angularis cultivar LongXiaoDou No.4 chromosome 11, ASM1680809v1, whole genome shotgun sequence:
gaaaataaaaataatacttaaaaccatatttaatatattaaattatattaaaatattatattaaatttaataattaaaattttaaaaaaagaaaatttgaaaaatttgttaacCTCGGATATACATATCCGATGAGTTATGAATCGGATATCCACccgatttttaaaattttattttatatataaattttaatataatttagaatatttaaatatttaatataattttatttgttatttgataaataattgttttaaaattttattttttatttaaattttaataattatttaatttaatttaatattttaatataatttaatatattttaatatattaaatattttatttaatataattttatttgttattatttttattttaattattttatttttatatttttaatataactattattataacataaattatatttgaataattattaaaatataatattatattaaataatatttgaattttaaatttagttattattaaagTGGTGTAGAATCtttttaacaagaaaaagaaaaagtaaaaatatactTGTTAAAgctaaaagtaaatttttttacaaagtTAGAGGTGTAAGGTAATAAGGagattttataaggttaaaagTGGAATTTTTAGAGGTATAGGATGAGATTTTAGAGGTGTAAAATGAAACACTCAAAGTATTATGTatttggtaagaaaattttgtGGTAGATATTGTATACTTATTTTTAGTGTAAAGTATTGAGCATATTGGAAGAGAATTTTGTGCAAGATATtgtatactttatttttatgtattttaataattgaattttgtgTGATGAAGTTGTTTTGTTTGATAACTTTTCTTTacaagatatatttttatatggaatgtatttgagaaaatttaaaattactaaaaataaaaattataatatttttccctcgttataaattttttataaaatattcaatattattttttagaaaaatgttttataacTCCTTTAAAAAGGTGTTTGATTactttataataatagaaactGACCATCCAAATTCAATACAAGAATAGagatctaattaaaaattataaatttatattaaatagatattaaaacacaaaatgataataaataaaattgaatataaaatgatattaaataatattgaattataCCTGACCAATTTAACATGCTTGACGGAGGTCCACATAGACTGTGGTAATGTATGAACAGATCTAgatcataatataatattgaaatGCTCTCCACTCTGCTGTCATGAAGCCATGAGCTAAATCACATAGCGAACTATTCTCcgcattttttcattttcttgcaAATCATGCAATCCAAACAGAAACTACACTTCCAATTTTATGAACATTTCTCTTAATACAAACACAACATTAATCCAAGATCTAAGCTtctgtaaaaatataaatacaatcaCTGATAGGTTGATTAAGTGTATACATGCCAGTGTGATAACTCTCAGAgaccaattaaaaattaactggtatgaaagacattcaaatatttttaaagacaACTCTGCTTTTTAGTGttgattaatatttaaaagacaTTCAAATATCTTCAGAGTAGTTTATTGGGATTGGACAAgtagaaaaaaaacttaaaaatagaaaaagaaaaggaaggaaTCATCCTATCCATTGCTGAAGTCACTGGTCAAATCAGCCTCTGCAAACTAACGTCTCACATCAACTATGACAATTGATGGAAACGACAGACAGAAGTTGTTATAAAATAACTTGTCAGATGATATTGCAAACTATCTTTGCGCTTGGGAGCAATGACGCAGCTAGTGAGATTCTAACCGAGGTGCGTGTATTGCTGGTTGAAAACTATTTCCAAACCTCCTCTTTATTCTGGGTTCATCTTTGGCCTTTGAGAATTTCTGGAAGAGCTCCCTTAGGAGTAAAGCCCTATAATTGTTGGTACAAAGTTGTATACATTTGTAATATTCAAATAAAGTtgaaataactataaattttggCTGTAGAATTTTGTGAGAGATACCCATGAAGTTTGGTTTTGATCATACTAAATGTGAATGGAACTGGCAGTAGAATTTTGTGAGGGTTAagtcattcttatttttaattttataacaatagaaactgaaaatatatataagatataaaTGTTTCATAACTCTTTGCTACATTGAAATGCATAATGGTTGCTCAAAGAGAattctatatttattaataacacAACTAACTCAACAGAAAGaatcttatatatttattaataacacACAAGAGTTACAGAGGTTAATACATTATAACAGAAGTTAACGTGTTAATGAGACGGAAAGAATTTAAAAGATACCAGACAGCCTTTGATACAGTTACAAATTATTATACATATAAAACACGCTTATCTCCATTTGCAGTTGTCACATAATCCATATCATTCTTTCAAatagtatttaattattttgtaacaatagaaactgaaaaatattaaacacttattttttagaaaatttaaaattataaaatataaaaattatgcaaaataaattataacagaCAGGTTTCACTGGttgataaattttctttataagatatttattaatatttttattaaaactgttttataactcttttaaaaggatggttaattatttataataatagaaattgaaaaaattaatccAGCTCAATAACAGAGTAGAGATCGAATggaagttttatattaaatgcacattaaaatatataaaacaatattaaataaaaataaaaagtgaattatATGATGAGGAAGTTAGCATTTCTGACCAAAAGTCCACATCGACTGTGCTAGTGTATGAACAGACGAATGGTCATAATATAATACGAAAATACTCTTCAGTAGCATCTCACGGAGCCATGAGATAAACACATAGCGAACTATTCTTTCGCCTTTTACTAAAGAATACCGTGTGTTTGTCTCGCTAAGTGGCATACGCCTATTTTTGTAAGAGCCCTAAAAAGGGCtctgtaattttagtttaaagatGGTTTTTTGTATTATCTTTCCAACCTATAATAACAAGTACGATGATAGTCTCCCTAGAAGACTGAATTTGTAAGTGCCCATGCTCATTCTAtagtataattttctttattctatcatccaaatattaaaataagagcTTAGAACCCTGTGTTTAACTATCTTCATCTTGACATCCAATCAGACAGTTTTGTTTCATTGTCAGCACCTCAGCATTAAAGTGAATTGGCTTCTAAATGTTGATGACTTTCATCATCAGTACCTTTGCTTACCTTTGTTCCAGAACTGATGGATGTTGATCTAGAACCTGGCAGCTCCAGTGAGTTAATGACATAGCACTAGATATATATtcagttttatatttataatgaattcCACTAACAACTGCTAAGATGAAGATTTTTTAGAACAAAATGTTCaaataaatcacaaaaaaaCCAAAGACTCGATTAGCATAGTAACTAGAAAGGCTGAAACTAACACTTCAAACTTACAGAAGTAATTTAAAGTAAGTAAAATAAGTCTACATACATACCACTAGTCACCACTCATGTACATCTGTAACCCATttgaaataacaaataatacagAATAATATAATCAAACATTGCTCAATATAATACAAATtagattgaaaaaatatatatttataattgaaactGACACTGTAGAACACTCTCAACAGgcatacttttaaaaaaaaagtgtatgccatttaaaagtaataaacaCAGTTTTCTTATTTAGAAGACGACAGAATATTTCGCTGTTAGTCAAGTGACTCCATAAGAAACATTTATGAAAATCCTTTCATTTTATGGTGCAATCAGTTCACTTGCCTATAGAATCCCATTTCATGTGAGTGCATGAACCGTCTTTGAAGAGGTGTCTGGCAACTCCATGGAACAAAAAGAAGGCTATAAAATGACATTAATCTATTCATCTACTTTAAAACAAAGctataaataaaagatagtgattttaaaaaaataacgagatgaaaataaaaaataatattttaaaagagaaaaatattaattccaaattgtaaaaaaataaaataaattttcgcTTATTTTTTGTGACAACTAAATACATATTAAACCCACTCCAAAAATGGACGTAAAGATAATTAACTCTATGCATTATggcaaaatatattaatatctaGCCAAAATTTTCTGGATAACTCATTCAGAGTGTCATTGTCCAGTAGTTCATGGAATAACTGATGGCAAGATATAATATCTACCCTCTTAGCTCCCAGATTGCAACAAGAGTAACGAGTGATCATAAACAAATTCTTGACAAAAGCAACTAtagattataatttttactcGCCATGTGAAGGGCCAATTCTTCAAGGATCACATAAACTTCATCCAGATTCAGATGGACTGAATTCCCTGACGAAAACATGTAAACTTTCTTTCGCAGCTCAATCCAACTCTGACCAGGTACTTTTTTAAGACCTTTTGTCCTTGCTGACACCCTCACTCTTGCGAAGTCATCCCACCTTCCATTTGCAGCGTATATATTTGACAGCAGCATGATGCTCCCTGTTATTTTTGACTTCAGGGTTAGAATTTGTGATGCTGTTTCTTCTGCAATGTCCACGTCTCTATACATTCTACATGAGTTTAAAAGAGCTCCCCAAATATACTCATTAGGTTCCATAGGCATATTTCGAACAATATCAGTTGCTTCCTTCAAAAGTCCAGCACGACCAAAGAGGTCAACCATGCATGCATAATGCTCTACATTAGGTTCAATCCTAAACTTTCTGGCCATCTGATAAAAAATGTTACGACCAGCGGCAACAAGTCCAGCATGACTGCAAGCAGATAGAATAGCCACAAAAGTGATGTTGTCTGGCTTCATTCCAGCTCTAATCATCTCATCAAAACTTCTTAAAGCATTCTCACCAAGCCCATGCATTCCATAACCCCCAATTAATGAGTTCCACGAAATTAAATCTCTACCCTTAATACTATCAAACACTAAATGTCCTTCCTTGAAGTTGCCACACTTCATATACATGTTAATCAGACCATTTCCCACCAAAATACTGTCACCCACCAAATTCCTAATGGCATAACCATGGAGCTCCTTGCCAACGTTCAATGCAGCTAACTCTGCACAAACCGATAAAACGCAGGAAATTGTCACACAATTTGCCATTACTTTAGAAAGCTGCATTTGCCTAAAAAGTTCCAGTGACTTCTCACCAAGCCCCATAGAAGCAAAGCCACTAATCACCGCACTCCAACTTATAACATTAGGCCTCACTGGGGATTGACCATCTGTACATGACTTCTCCATCTGCAAAAATGCTGCATAGGCCTCCTCACACAATCCAGATTCAGCATACGCCGATATCAAAGCATTCCAACTTACTAGGCTCTTGTTCTTTATATCCAAAAACACCCTTTGTGCATCCCCCAAGTTTTGGTGCTTCCCATATGTCCCTATCAGAGCATTTTTCACAAACAAATAATCTTCATATCCACCTTTAACAACAAGCCCATGGATTTCTTTACCCCAGTCAACTTGAAGCATAGTAGCACACACAGACAACATCACGGCCAATGCTTCAGCACTGATTTCAATTGTCCTTGTCCTCATCAACTTAAACAACTCTAGAGTTTCGTCATAAAGCCCACATCTAGCATGACTTGACAAGAGAGAGGTCCATGTCACAGAATTCGGCTGCAAACCTTCCAACTCCATCCTTTTAAAAATAGCAGAAGCACCAAGAGAATCACAGTTGAAAGCATAACCCGAAACCATAGTATTCCACGAGACTAGGCTTCTAACAGACATTCCATCAAACAGTTGGCGAGAATCCTCCATTCGCCCGTGCTTCCCATACATACCCACGAGTTCATTGACGACGTGAAGATGATTCCGAAAACCCAGCTGCAAAGCATGACAATGGACAATCCTGCAGAGATCAGAAACAGCCAGAGACGAGCAGGCCCGTATTATCAAGGGAAGAGTGAAGCCGTCGGGAAAAATTCCAAGGTTTCTCATTTCAAGATAAAGTCGAAGCGCGTGTTGATGGTAGCCATGAGAGACATTGGCTCTGATAATGGAATTCCACAAAAGAAGATGATGGAGTCCCTCAACTGGGATTGCAGCAAACACTTTGCGAGCGTCAGAGAGAAAGCCAAAGCGGGCGTAAACGGCTATGAGGCTGGCGGCCAAGAAGGGTAAACGATGGGCGGCGGTGAGAAGCAATTGGGAGTGAAGCTGGCGAGCTTGATGCAGAGTGAGACAACGCCGGAAAAAGGCATGGAAGGAATCAACAAGTTCATGGCTGTGGGTAACGTAGAAAGGGTGCGTGTGGAGGTGGGAGATTGAAGGAGAGACCACAAAAATGGATTGGAATGGTGACAAGAGAGAATGGAAACACTTGGAAGCTGCATTCCGCATCAAGCTTTTCAACCATCTTAGTTTCCACTGTCAGACACACAACCAGGTTTTTGTACACATGCTTCGGGTTAAATCAAAGAAACAATTTCCCAAAATAACAAAAGCATTTATAAAACTTGTCAACAAGGTGACATGACAAAGCACCTGTTCGACTTACTTTTGGATCGTCCCGCGTTTAAAAGAGTgagaaagaaaaggttttatAATCAGTCACAGAACCAAAATCACACTCCAGCAGTCACCAAAACTTCTGCACATACAATACTGCAGCTATGCGTTGGTACTATATGGTTCATGGCTGCTCATATGTAATCATTAATGTCCACTTAAAACATCTGAAAAACATTAATGCTCTTAGGCCTGGTTCATCCTAAGCCTTCTAGAATTTCTGGAAgggttttatgttttttagggattttatgttttatgatgTATTGTTGAGTTAAATGTGGATAAAGTAGTTCTCAggatgtttaattttataacaatagAAACTGAAAACATATAACAATTATTTGTGGAAATGTATAGCAGGTttatgtttgataaattttttataagataaacttttatattaaatgtcTCATCACTTTTTGAAGatggtgtttaattaatttaaaacaatagaAACTGAGAAGTATATAACAATTAtttgagagaaaaattaaaattacaaaagataaaaaaattatgcaaaaaaaagttagaacatgtttctttgtttgataagttttcttaataaaatattcaataatatttttataaaaaatgtttaattattttataataatagaaactGAAAACAATTGATCCAAAGTCAATAACAGGGTAGAgatctaattaaaattttatattaaaacataaaatgataaaaataaaaaatcaaataaaattgaatagaCCAAGTTAAACATGTTTGATTGAAGTCCACATCGACTATGGTAATGTATGAACAGATCTAGGATCATAATATAATATGGGTATGCTCTATATTAGCTTTCACGGAGCCATTAGATAAGTACATAGCGAACTATTCTTTCGCCTTTTACTAAAGAATACCGTGTGCTTGTCTCGCAAAGTGGCATACGCCTATTTTTGGAAGAGCCTTTGTTAAAAGGGCTCTGTAACTTTagttagaaatttttttttcttagttattGAGCTGTTATTTTTTCTTAGTTATTGAGCTGTTTTGAATGTGGCCCTTCTTTAAGGATTACAATTCAGTTTTTGAAAACAAGCGGTTTGTTTATTCTCCCTGAATCATAATACTGTTTATTCTCCCTGAATCATAATACTGTTGCAAGCATAAACGCTGAGGAGAATTAAAAAGTAGAAAGACCTTGTCTGTTAAATGACACCATCTTCTTGAGGAGACACAATGCCCAAAAGAAGGCAGGAGCCACCTCACTTTGGTTCTCTCATGTAGTTAAACCTATAGTATTTTACTATGCACCTTTTATACGTTTTACAAtttgtcaatttattttcttctcaaatTTTGTCATGCATCTGAAATATGTCATTATATTTACATAGATTAATTTATAGTTCTTTTAAATGTACTCGTTATATTGGATTTATTTAGAGtaattatcttcaatttcatAGTAATTTGTAATGTTTTGAAGGGAATAAATTACTCATCCATTACTGCTCTCCCTTCTGGGAACCGAGGTTGGTATGCCCTTCATTATATTTTGGTTCTGTCGTTTATTTACACAGTACTAGAAAGCTGAGCTGTTGGTTACTAGCCTTCTAGAAGGATATTTCTATGATGACCACTGGTTTTATTTTGGAGTTTAGGGCATTTTATACCTATACTGTAAAAACATGTTTTAGGTGAGGGTTATTAATACATGTTTGAGGAAAAAACACTCAAACAGTATTAGTAAAAACAATGATGTTCCACCACTTAAAGGATACAGCAAAGAATAGAGTTCATACATAGTATTCAACCTCTTCAGTAAAATTCTAATTTACATGTATGCCACTCACAACCTTTTCCAGAAAATTCTAATTTACACTAACATTACAGAGTCCTTGGTCAAATACGCTGTTTATCATATGAATTATCATATGATACTAGTCTTTTTTTATTGTAGCACAATGTTTGATTAAAAGTGACAAATACACGTATTCTTGAGTAAAAAGTGAAAGAATAGTTCGCTTTGTACTTATCACATGGCTCCATGAATAATACCATAGCAGTCTCTTATTATTGTACTATAATCATCACATTGACTTTTACAATACCACTCGATGTGGGTTTAATAAGAAATGTAAATTTGGACAATGCACCTCTGTTTTAATACTAGAGTAGTGTTTTTCAATACTACCCATGTTTCATTTAACTAAATTGCTCACAAATTTAGTCACTGAGATTCtctttaagaatatttttggcCGCATCTTCGGATTTAAATTTACTGTCTCACTCATTAAAAGCACCACAGAGAACACTCTTGACAGTAAACTATAATCAAACAGTCCTCAGCGCATTGATTAACTGAAAAATCAAAACTGATATTACATAGCCCTCCAAATAAGAGGTTTCTTTCGTAAACAAAATGTTGCTTGTTATGACAATTACCAGATTCCTTTTAGTAAGAGGTGAAAGAATATTTCTCACATTCTCAGTTTATACTTAGCCCAATTAGATTAGTTTGATTTGAGAGAATAGATGAGTATGGAGaaccaaatatttaaatttctaggTATGACTGGTTCGTTCTCCAAATTTTTCCTATCACTTTTCTGAGTTCTGACtgaatttgttgaatttttttgtgGTATTTagaatttctatttttctataatGTACTTGTAGATATTATTATGGCAGAGAACACATATTTTGTACATACAGCTGAAAATCCAGAGTGCGCACCACACTGAGCAATAGATGTCCCTGCATAACTTCTTGAAGTATTTTTCacataatttagtattttttgtcaaattttacTATAGTGATTCCTGTGTTTGAAGcaaaaatgtttttgaattagACTATGAATTAGAAATGTCTGAAAAAGTTCTATTGCTATTTTTCCAAACAATCCACATCTATATAAGGAATGTGATGGACCTGTGATAATGACAAAACAATCAGAATAATCAACTTCTTcccaattcaaatcttgagaaATCCTCCCTCTTTGTCCTCAGTTATATCAGCAAATAATTTGAAAACCTTACTATGACAGTCCGTTGTGATCGGTTGTCAGTGCTTTGCTTTAGGAAGAAGTGTGTCCACAGCTTCTTCTTGTACCAAAAGA
This genomic window contains:
- the LOC108333276 gene encoding putative pentatricopeptide repeat-containing protein At1g17630, coding for MRNAASKCFHSLLSPFQSIFVVSPSISHLHTHPFYVTHSHELVDSFHAFFRRCLTLHQARQLHSQLLLTAAHRLPFLAASLIAVYARFGFLSDARKVFAAIPVEGLHHLLLWNSIIRANVSHGYHQHALRLYLEMRNLGIFPDGFTLPLIIRACSSLAVSDLCRIVHCHALQLGFRNHLHVVNELVGMYGKHGRMEDSRQLFDGMSVRSLVSWNTMVSGYAFNCDSLGASAIFKRMELEGLQPNSVTWTSLLSSHARCGLYDETLELFKLMRTRTIEISAEALAVMLSVCATMLQVDWGKEIHGLVVKGGYEDYLFVKNALIGTYGKHQNLGDAQRVFLDIKNKSLVSWNALISAYAESGLCEEAYAAFLQMEKSCTDGQSPVRPNVISWSAVISGFASMGLGEKSLELFRQMQLSKVMANCVTISCVLSVCAELAALNVGKELHGYAIRNLVGDSILVGNGLINMYMKCGNFKEGHLVFDSIKGRDLISWNSLIGGYGMHGLGENALRSFDEMIRAGMKPDNITFVAILSACSHAGLVAAGRNIFYQMARKFRIEPNVEHYACMVDLFGRAGLLKEATDIVRNMPMEPNEYIWGALLNSCRMYRDVDIAEETASQILTLKSKITGSIMLLSNIYAANGRWDDFARVRVSARTKGLKKVPGQSWIELRKKVYMFSSGNSVHLNLDEVYVILEELALHMASKNYNL